A genomic window from Candidatus Woesearchaeota archaeon includes:
- a CDS encoding ATP-dependent helicase has product MASPIQRKEQPGTEADLLNVLHPLVKKWFFSRFKEFSLPQLFSVTEIHSRKNILVSAPTGATKTLTAFLSVINELVDSAEKGILENRTYAVYISPLKALNNDIEKNLKEPLEQIAAIAGKPLGIRVAVRTSDTTAHEKQKMTKNAPHILITTPESLAIILTSPKMREHVRSVQWLIVDEIHALADNKRGVHLAVSTERLQRLSPGMARVGLSATIAPLEDIAQFLVGQNHTPTGPVLRPCVIVDVQFLKEMDLKVISPVDDLIDTSHALMQVELYKTLHELIQQHRTTLVFTNTRSATERVVHTLKEFFPKDYDEKNIGAHHGSLSKPHRFELEENLRQGKLKCVVCSTSLELGIDIGYIDLVLLLGSPKSVARALQRIGRSGHQLHATTKGRIVVLNRDDLVECSVLLKSALEKKIDRIHIPENCLDVLVQHIHGLALEDVMSVDDAYRLVTQAYCFRTLQKADFMQIVEYLAGRFISLEDRHVYAKIWHDEATGMMGKRGKLSRVIHMTNIGTIPDQSGIKVKVGEKIIGVIDEHFLERLKPNDIFVLGGETYRFLFARGMTTQVQPAQGKQPTVPSWFSEMLPLSFDLAMEIGKFRRYMEDQFKAGKKKEELLAWLNTYLYVDERAATALYHYFKEQFDYVQSIPSDTKIIIEHYTDEHENKYVIFHTLFGRRVNDCLSRALGFAIGRTQHRDIEMGISDNGFYLRCEKKVQALRAFKLLKSTELRAVLNQALDKTEILIRRFRQCAARALMILRQYKGFHKNVGRQHISSMILLSAVRRISPDFFVIKETKREVLEEVMDIEQATRVLRLIENKAIKIEEIQTVIPTPFALNLVLQGHLDLLRMEDRAEFLKRMHQMTLAKIGMKKA; this is encoded by the coding sequence ATGGCATCACCTATTCAGCGGAAGGAACAGCCCGGCACTGAAGCCGACCTCCTCAACGTACTTCACCCGCTCGTAAAAAAGTGGTTCTTTTCCAGATTCAAAGAGTTTTCCCTGCCACAATTATTTAGTGTAACTGAGATTCACAGCAGAAAAAACATTCTTGTTTCTGCACCGACCGGCGCGACAAAAACCCTGACCGCGTTTCTCTCGGTCATCAATGAGCTGGTTGATTCTGCTGAAAAAGGCATTCTTGAAAACCGGACGTATGCAGTGTACATCTCCCCGCTGAAAGCGCTCAACAATGATATTGAAAAAAACCTCAAGGAGCCGCTGGAGCAAATCGCAGCAATCGCCGGCAAGCCGCTCGGCATCCGCGTTGCCGTGCGCACCAGCGATACAACCGCACACGAAAAGCAGAAGATGACAAAAAACGCGCCGCACATTCTTATCACCACGCCGGAATCGCTGGCGATTATATTGACATCGCCAAAAATGAGGGAACATGTGCGCAGTGTGCAGTGGCTTATTGTTGATGAAATTCATGCGCTGGCGGACAACAAGCGCGGCGTGCACCTTGCGGTCAGCACCGAGCGGCTCCAGCGCTTGAGCCCGGGTATGGCGCGCGTCGGACTATCTGCCACCATTGCGCCGCTGGAAGACATTGCACAATTTCTTGTCGGACAGAACCACACTCCCACCGGCCCGGTGCTGCGGCCGTGTGTGATTGTTGACGTGCAATTTCTCAAAGAGATGGACTTGAAAGTTATCAGCCCGGTTGATGACTTGATTGATACGAGCCATGCGCTGATGCAGGTAGAGCTGTACAAAACACTCCACGAGCTTATCCAGCAGCACCGCACGACGCTTGTATTTACCAACACCCGCTCGGCAACCGAGAGAGTCGTGCACACACTCAAGGAATTTTTTCCAAAGGATTACGACGAAAAAAACATCGGCGCGCACCACGGCAGTCTCTCAAAGCCGCACCGATTCGAGCTTGAAGAAAATCTCCGGCAGGGAAAACTCAAGTGTGTCGTGTGCAGCACGAGCCTTGAGCTGGGCATTGACATTGGCTACATCGATCTCGTGCTGCTGCTCGGCAGCCCAAAATCAGTGGCGCGTGCACTGCAAAGAATTGGCAGAAGCGGCCACCAGCTGCACGCAACGACCAAGGGAAGGATTGTCGTGTTAAACCGCGATGACCTTGTTGAATGCAGCGTGCTGCTGAAATCAGCGCTTGAGAAAAAAATTGACCGCATCCACATTCCTGAAAACTGCCTTGATGTGCTTGTCCAGCATATTCACGGGCTTGCGCTGGAAGACGTGATGAGCGTTGATGACGCATATCGGCTGGTGACGCAGGCATATTGTTTCCGCACACTTCAAAAAGCAGACTTCATGCAAATCGTCGAGTACCTCGCTGGAAGATTTATCTCACTTGAAGACCGCCATGTCTATGCAAAAATATGGCACGACGAGGCAACCGGCATGATGGGCAAACGCGGAAAACTCTCACGGGTCATCCACATGACCAATATCGGCACGATTCCTGACCAGAGCGGCATCAAGGTCAAGGTCGGCGAAAAAATTATCGGCGTGATTGACGAGCATTTTCTTGAGCGCCTCAAGCCGAATGACATTTTTGTGCTCGGCGGCGAAACCTACCGGTTTCTTTTTGCGCGGGGCATGACCACGCAGGTCCAGCCGGCGCAGGGCAAACAGCCGACCGTGCCGTCATGGTTTTCAGAAATGCTCCCGTTGAGTTTTGACCTTGCTATGGAGATTGGAAAATTCCGGCGCTATATGGAAGACCAGTTCAAGGCAGGCAAGAAAAAAGAAGAGTTGCTTGCATGGCTCAATACCTATTTGTATGTTGATGAGCGCGCGGCAACGGCGCTGTATCATTATTTCAAGGAGCAGTTTGATTATGTGCAGAGTATTCCCTCGGACACCAAGATTATTATTGAACATTACACTGATGAACATGAAAATAAGTATGTTATTTTCCACACGCTCTTCGGGCGGCGGGTGAATGACTGCCTGTCCCGCGCGCTGGGCTTTGCGATTGGCAGAACCCAGCACCGTGATATCGAAATGGGCATTTCAGACAATGGATTTTATTTGCGCTGTGAGAAAAAAGTGCAGGCGCTTCGGGCATTTAAACTGTTGAAATCAACCGAACTCCGCGCGGTGCTGAATCAGGCGCTGGATAAAACAGAAATTCTTATCCGCCGGTTCCGGCAGTGTGCTGCACGTGCATTGATGATTTTGCGCCAGTACAAGGGATTCCACAAAAACGTCGGGCGCCAGCATATCAGCTCGATGATTTTGTTGAGCGCCGTGCGCAGAATTTCACCTGATTTTTTTGTTATCAAGGAAACCAAGCGAGAAGTGCTTGAAGAGGTTATGGATATTGAGCAGGCAACGCGCGTGCTCCGGCTGATAGAAAACAAAGCAATAAAAATTGAAGAGATTCAGACGGTAATTCCGACCCCGTTTGCCCTCAATCTGGTGCTGCAAGGCCATCTTGACCTGCTCCGCATGGAAGACCGCGCCGAGTTTTTGAAGCGTATGCACCAGATGACACTGGCAAAAATAGGAATGAAAAAGGCATGA
- a CDS encoding metallophosphoesterase, protein MKHLEISTGIELIGHALWIPEQKLLAISDTHIGYEEALGKSGILVPRFEFDEMCTRVKKIIEAVQKKSGVHGIQTILINGDVKHEFGTISDQEWRETLQFLDLLGLASPHTVIVKGNHDTIIGPIARKRTVELVQYFVAGTCLFIHGNVIPDDFEKIMNDNHTKTIIIGNEHPAITIGTRLRREKYKCFLKGTYHGKTLIVMPSFNALAEGTDMSRGTVLSPFIRKLGTCEVYVIDELQGRHLRFGTVAQIAQTAQDL, encoded by the coding sequence ATGAAACATCTTGAAATAAGCACAGGCATTGAACTGATTGGCCATGCACTGTGGATTCCAGAACAAAAACTGCTCGCGATTTCTGACACGCATATTGGCTATGAGGAAGCGCTCGGCAAGAGTGGCATACTCGTTCCTCGGTTTGAATTCGATGAAATGTGCACACGCGTAAAAAAAATAATTGAGGCAGTACAAAAAAAGAGCGGAGTACATGGCATACAAACAATTCTTATCAACGGCGATGTCAAGCATGAGTTTGGCACGATTTCAGACCAGGAATGGCGGGAAACACTCCAGTTTCTTGACCTACTTGGTCTCGCGTCGCCCCACACGGTTATTGTCAAAGGAAATCATGATACGATTATCGGGCCGATTGCGCGAAAGCGAACTGTAGAACTGGTCCAGTACTTTGTTGCAGGCACCTGCCTGTTCATCCATGGCAATGTAATTCCTGATGATTTTGAAAAAATCATGAACGACAACCATACCAAAACAATCATCATTGGCAACGAGCATCCGGCAATAACCATCGGCACCCGCCTGCGGCGTGAAAAATACAAATGTTTTCTCAAGGGAACCTATCATGGAAAAACATTGATTGTCATGCCCTCATTCAATGCGCTTGCTGAAGGAACTGATATGAGCCGAGGAACTGTTTTGAGCCCGTTTATTCGCAAACTGGGAACGTGTGAAGTGTATGTAATTGACGAGCTTCAGGGACGCCACCTGCGGTTTGGAACGGTTGCCCAGATAGCGCAAACAGCACAAGATTTATAA
- a CDS encoding ABC transporter ATP-binding protein: protein MEKGDSHISIYGRFKRFLVKAWRILRYAKPYWHMVLLLFIITALLSILSLAGPYLVKILLDDILPYKNVGLLLQLMSIFILIFVVKTLVGIWHSYQTTRLVETMVLDVKTELFAHVEDLDLSFYHSKSVGDILYRLDEDVYSIDSFINLIVDMLLLNLLTAIFILIICFNLNWKVTVMSLGFFPFFVIAQKYFGDKIRKQKQRIILRLTDMLSFLEENITGIKAIKSFALETKKLGEYTDKTKKLIRLNLRMDLLDSFSEAVVGIITFIPLIVILWYGSYQVILGVLTIGSLIAIYTYIGKLFDPIASLGSMNIALQTTLVSVNRVFQFMDTKTKIKEKPNAVELKNPRGHIAFKAVSFSYPHAEPVLERINFEIKPGQMFGLVGPSGSGKTTVGNLMFRFFDPTSGSITIDGHDMRDLKIKSIRDAIGIVSQESILFNTTLKENIRFGKTNASDAEVIRAAKLAHIHEFIMKQPKRYESKVGEHGVKLSGGEKQRISIARVFLKNPKILILDEATSSLDSESEYLIQQALQRVTEGRTTLVIAHRLSTIRNADIIIVLKDKNIKEQGSFAKLMKKKGLFYYFYKTQFAKSAIKRHQSNQLEAEETENADNQEQEK from the coding sequence ATGGAAAAGGGGGACAGCCATATCAGTATCTACGGGCGCTTTAAGCGCTTTCTCGTCAAGGCATGGCGTATTCTGCGCTATGCAAAGCCGTACTGGCACATGGTGCTGCTCCTATTCATCATTACTGCTCTGCTGTCAATTCTTTCCCTTGCCGGGCCGTACTTGGTGAAGATTCTCCTCGACGACATTCTGCCGTACAAAAATGTGGGCTTGCTCCTCCAGCTGATGTCCATTTTCATTCTCATCTTTGTGGTGAAGACGCTCGTTGGCATCTGGCATTCCTATCAGACCACACGGCTTGTTGAAACCATGGTGCTCGATGTAAAAACCGAGCTGTTCGCCCACGTCGAGGATCTTGATTTAAGTTTTTATCACTCGAAAAGTGTGGGGGACATTCTCTACCGCCTTGATGAAGACGTGTATAGCATTGATTCGTTTATCAACCTCATCGTTGATATGCTGCTCCTGAATCTGCTGACCGCAATTTTTATTCTCATCATCTGCTTTAACCTCAACTGGAAAGTCACGGTTATGAGCCTCGGATTTTTCCCGTTCTTCGTCATTGCGCAAAAATATTTTGGCGACAAAATCCGCAAGCAAAAGCAGCGCATTATTCTGCGGCTTACCGACATGCTGTCGTTCCTCGAAGAAAATATTACTGGCATCAAGGCTATCAAATCTTTTGCGCTTGAAACAAAAAAACTGGGCGAATATACCGACAAGACGAAAAAACTCATTCGGCTGAACCTGCGCATGGACCTGCTCGACAGCTTTTCTGAAGCAGTCGTTGGCATCATCACCTTCATTCCGCTCATTGTCATCCTCTGGTATGGCAGCTATCAGGTGATTCTCGGCGTACTCACCATCGGAAGCCTCATTGCCATCTACACCTACATCGGCAAGCTCTTTGACCCTATTGCCAGCTTGGGCAGCATGAACATTGCCCTGCAGACAACCTTGGTGTCAGTTAACCGTGTGTTCCAGTTTATGGATACCAAAACAAAAATAAAGGAAAAGCCGAATGCCGTCGAGCTCAAGAATCCACGCGGTCACATCGCTTTCAAGGCAGTGTCGTTTAGTTATCCTCATGCTGAACCCGTGCTTGAGCGTATCAATTTTGAAATCAAGCCGGGCCAGATGTTTGGGCTCGTTGGGCCGAGCGGCTCCGGCAAAACCACGGTCGGAAATTTGATGTTCCGCTTTTTTGATCCGACATCCGGCAGCATTACGATTGACGGGCATGACATGCGCGACCTGAAAATAAAATCAATCCGCGACGCCATCGGTATCGTGAGCCAGGAATCAATCCTGTTCAACACCACGCTGAAGGAAAATATCCGGTTCGGAAAAACAAATGCGTCTGATGCTGAAGTGATCCGTGCAGCGAAACTGGCGCACATCCACGAGTTTATCATGAAACAGCCCAAGCGCTATGAATCAAAAGTCGGCGAACATGGCGTGAAGCTCTCCGGCGGCGAAAAGCAGCGCATCTCCATTGCGCGCGTGTTTTTGAAAAATCCAAAAATTCTCATTCTCGACGAGGCAACCTCATCCCTTGACTCGGAATCAGAATACCTTATCCAGCAGGCATTACAGCGCGTGACTGAAGGGCGAACAACGCTCGTGATTGCCCATCGGCTTTCCACAATTCGAAATGCAGACATCATCATCGTGCTCAAAGACAAGAACATCAAAGAACAGGGCAGCTTTGCCAAGCTCATGAAAAAGAAAGGGCTCTTTTATTACTTCTACAAAACCCAGTTTGCCAAAAGTGCGATAAAGCGGCACCAGTCGAACCAGTTGGAAGCTGAAGAAACTGAAAACGCTGATAACCAAGAGCAAGAGAAATAA
- the pcn gene encoding proliferating cell nuclear antigen (pcna) translates to MKLTLAEPRYLKDSIAIISELVNEGSFKITADSIELVAMDPANVAMVIFKLLSSAFTEFDVDKPTEIAINLTNLKQILRRAGPSDTLTLEIEENKLKITLRGTTKRTFSLPIIDVESKEQRVPELNFGTSIKAQSRMLNEAIEDVDIVGESVSFSAEAGKFTVAAEGDLSKAHIEIKHDENTTINMHDTGPFRAKYSIEYLKKMIAGSKLSDEVMIQFNKDYPLRLDYKDIDKVSLSFILAPRVEND, encoded by the coding sequence ATGAAACTGACGCTTGCCGAGCCACGCTATCTGAAAGACAGTATTGCAATCATTTCTGAATTGGTTAACGAGGGCTCGTTCAAAATTACTGCTGATTCCATCGAACTGGTTGCCATGGACCCGGCGAATGTTGCCATGGTCATTTTCAAGCTGTTGTCCAGCGCGTTTACTGAATTCGACGTGGACAAGCCCACCGAGATTGCTATCAACCTTACCAACCTCAAGCAAATTCTTCGCCGCGCAGGCCCCAGTGACACGCTCACACTTGAGATTGAAGAAAACAAGCTCAAGATTACGCTTCGCGGCACCACCAAGCGAACCTTCTCCCTTCCGATTATTGATGTCGAAAGCAAGGAACAGCGTGTTCCAGAACTAAACTTCGGCACGAGCATAAAAGCACAGTCTCGTATGCTCAATGAAGCCATCGAGGATGTTGACATTGTGGGCGAAAGCGTGAGCTTTTCTGCAGAAGCCGGAAAATTTACCGTCGCCGCAGAAGGCGACTTGAGCAAGGCGCACATTGAGATCAAGCACGACGAGAACACCACCATCAACATGCACGACACCGGCCCATTCCGCGCAAAATATTCCATTGAATACCTCAAGAAAATGATCGCCGGCAGCAAGCTAAGCGATGAAGTCATGATACAATTCAACAAAGACTATCCCCTGCGGCTTGACTACAAGGACATTGACAAAGTTTCCTTGAGCTTTATTCTCGCGCCACGCGTTGAGAATGATTAG
- a CDS encoding DNA polymerase II, producing the protein MAIGFIVYGTYRTQGKTTKVYLFGRLLSGESFLIIKTCRPYFYITTADTEKAKALKEAAAFEFTSTDFKNFAGEPMTKVTVQIPGQVKDVRDIFVNKGIQHYEADIRFVTRFLIDHEIRGLVEINGEYRVPNPDTEFVDVVFDEPDVQGPEDTSQIPELNVISFDIETTPDGKTILCLSLYGKIKKDNETKEITKAWIINRHAVTADTVKDEKELLEKFTKAIKELDPDVLVGWNVIDFDLALLRDKYKQYGLPMVLGRMPGECKLDIQENYFSDSKADFLGRQVLDGIHLMKGAFVKLEDYKLNTAAKHFLGKEKTIVGEDRFLEIHSLYTENPQKLVEYNIHDAELVIEILEKSNVLGLAMRRSMLAGMFLDRVKSSVASLDFVYISEARKRKLVVPSGGYAERGERIKGGFVQESKPGVYKNILVLDFKSLYPSIIRTFNIDPKSYVPPNQRHLFNSSQAIIAPNGAMFKNEDGILSDILKTLWAQRDAAKKRKDTLATHAIKILMNSMFGVLANPSCRFYNLEVANAITHFGQHINKLTTKKINEKGYEVIYGDTDSVFVNPKKDTSEESNKIGEELQTYINDFYKNHVTETYHRKNVLEIQFEKLYSKFLMPRVRGTDVGAKKRYAGIRVVDGKEKLEFVGMEVVRRDWTELAKKFQTDVLNLVFRDEDPSIYIKEFIKDLKAGKHDALLVYKKALRKEASEYTKTTPPHVKAARILGKKDFGIIEYVMTTNGPEPIQKRSSTIDYEHYIDKQVKPLADSILCFYGTSFDDLIKGAQKKLFDF; encoded by the coding sequence ATGGCCATCGGCTTTATCGTCTACGGAACCTATCGCACGCAGGGAAAAACAACCAAGGTTTATCTATTCGGCCGTCTGTTGTCCGGCGAAAGCTTTCTCATCATTAAGACCTGCCGCCCGTATTTCTACATCACCACTGCAGACACAGAAAAAGCAAAAGCTCTGAAAGAAGCTGCGGCGTTTGAATTTACCAGCACCGACTTCAAAAACTTTGCTGGCGAGCCGATGACCAAAGTCACGGTTCAGATTCCCGGTCAAGTCAAAGACGTGCGAGACATTTTCGTCAACAAAGGAATTCAACATTATGAAGCTGACATTCGTTTTGTCACGCGTTTCCTCATCGACCACGAAATTCGCGGCTTGGTCGAAATTAACGGTGAATACCGTGTACCGAATCCAGACACCGAGTTTGTGGACGTTGTATTTGACGAGCCCGATGTGCAGGGCCCTGAGGACACGAGCCAGATTCCTGAATTAAACGTCATATCGTTTGACATTGAAACAACCCCAGATGGAAAAACCATCTTATGCCTTTCGCTGTACGGAAAAATAAAAAAAGACAATGAAACAAAAGAAATCACCAAGGCATGGATTATCAACCGCCACGCCGTGACCGCTGATACGGTGAAGGATGAAAAAGAGCTGCTTGAAAAATTCACCAAAGCAATCAAAGAATTAGATCCGGATGTGCTTGTCGGATGGAACGTAATTGATTTCGACCTCGCCTTGTTACGTGACAAGTACAAACAGTACGGGCTTCCGATGGTTCTCGGCAGAATGCCGGGCGAATGCAAGCTTGATATCCAAGAGAACTATTTTTCCGACTCAAAAGCAGACTTTCTTGGCCGGCAGGTGCTGGATGGCATCCACCTGATGAAAGGCGCGTTTGTGAAACTGGAAGATTACAAGCTCAACACCGCGGCGAAACATTTTCTCGGCAAGGAAAAAACCATTGTGGGCGAAGACCGATTTCTGGAAATTCACTCGCTGTACACAGAAAATCCGCAGAAACTGGTTGAATACAATATTCACGACGCCGAGCTCGTTATTGAAATTCTTGAAAAAAGCAATGTGCTCGGCCTTGCCATGCGGCGCTCGATGCTTGCCGGCATGTTTCTCGACCGCGTCAAGAGTTCGGTCGCGTCGCTGGATTTTGTGTACATCAGCGAAGCGCGCAAGCGAAAACTCGTTGTGCCCAGCGGCGGCTATGCTGAACGTGGCGAACGTATTAAAGGCGGATTTGTGCAGGAATCAAAGCCGGGCGTGTACAAGAATATTCTCGTGCTTGATTTCAAGAGCCTGTACCCAAGTATCATCCGCACGTTCAACATTGACCCGAAAAGTTATGTTCCGCCAAACCAACGCCACTTGTTCAATTCGTCACAAGCAATTATCGCCCCGAACGGCGCGATGTTCAAAAATGAGGACGGGATTTTGTCTGACATTCTCAAAACGCTCTGGGCACAGCGTGATGCTGCAAAGAAGCGAAAAGACACGCTCGCGACGCACGCCATCAAGATTTTGATGAATTCAATGTTTGGTGTGCTTGCGAATCCAAGCTGTCGATTTTACAATCTTGAGGTTGCCAATGCGATTACCCATTTCGGTCAGCACATCAACAAACTGACGACGAAAAAAATCAACGAAAAAGGATATGAGGTTATCTATGGCGACACGGACAGCGTGTTCGTCAATCCAAAAAAAGACACCAGCGAAGAATCCAACAAAATTGGCGAAGAACTACAAACCTACATTAACGACTTTTACAAAAATCACGTTACTGAAACCTATCACCGAAAAAACGTGCTCGAAATCCAGTTCGAGAAACTCTACAGCAAATTCCTCATGCCGCGTGTCCGCGGCACTGATGTCGGGGCAAAAAAGCGGTATGCCGGCATTCGGGTGGTTGACGGAAAAGAAAAACTCGAATTTGTCGGCATGGAAGTGGTGCGCCGAGACTGGACAGAACTCGCAAAAAAGTTCCAGACCGACGTCTTGAATCTGGTGTTCCGCGACGAAGATCCGAGTATCTATATCAAAGAATTCATCAAAGATTTGAAGGCGGGAAAACACGATGCGCTGCTGGTGTACAAGAAAGCCCTGCGCAAAGAAGCATCAGAGTACACCAAGACCACGCCGCCGCATGTGAAAGCAGCACGGATTCTCGGCAAAAAAGATTTCGGCATCATTGAATACGTGATGACGACCAACGGCCCCGAGCCGATTCAGAAACGAAGCAGCACGATTGACTACGAGCACTACATTGACAAGCAGGTCAAGCCGCTGGCCGACAGCATTCTGTGCTTTTACGGCACGAGCTTTGATGACCTCATCAAAGGGGCACAGAAGAAGTTGTTTGATTTTTGA
- a CDS encoding RNase J family beta-CASP ribonuclease, with translation MLEICTLSGYNEVGRNCTVVRVDDEVVILDMGVQMDKYVQITDEEEDISTVSPKRLMTAGVIPDINLIKDWWPEVLAIIPSHAHLDHIGAIPFLANRFNADILCTPFTKALLEAIMRDNNFKAHNSIISVTPNSTYKLSDKITVEFIHVTHSVPQSAIVVLHTPYGAVVYTDDFKLDLSPILGKKTNTERLAEIGKGNVRCVILDALYAKDLTKTASEAVAKELLREVMLGTDARGRAIILTTFSSHLARLKSAIEFGKKLNRQIVFLGRSLIRYAAAGETAGVIRFDDVKMVKYKDKMKKLLAQIEKNKGAYLIICTGHQGEPTAVLSKIADDVLPFKLDKGDHVIFSCKTIPAPINLKNRERLEAKLKKRGVRIFKDIHASGHGSREDHRELISLLNPEHLIPSHGPHDLVGPTVELVKEMGIPTKVHLMADGKRLKL, from the coding sequence ATGCTCGAAATATGCACGCTTAGCGGCTACAACGAAGTTGGCAGAAATTGTACTGTGGTGCGCGTTGATGACGAAGTCGTGATTCTTGACATGGGCGTGCAGATGGACAAGTACGTCCAGATAACTGATGAAGAAGAAGACATTTCAACAGTCTCGCCGAAGCGGCTGATGACTGCCGGTGTGATTCCTGACATCAACCTTATCAAGGACTGGTGGCCTGAAGTGCTCGCCATCATCCCATCGCACGCGCACCTCGACCACATCGGCGCGATTCCCTTTCTTGCCAACCGCTTCAACGCAGACATTCTGTGCACGCCGTTTACCAAAGCATTGCTGGAAGCCATTATGCGTGATAATAATTTCAAGGCCCACAACAGCATTATTTCAGTCACTCCCAATTCCACCTACAAACTATCAGACAAGATAACTGTTGAATTTATCCACGTTACCCACTCGGTGCCGCAGTCTGCCATCGTGGTGCTCCACACGCCCTACGGCGCCGTTGTCTATACGGATGATTTCAAGCTCGACCTTTCGCCCATTCTCGGAAAAAAAACAAACACCGAGCGGCTTGCAGAAATCGGCAAGGGAAATGTGCGCTGTGTTATTCTCGATGCGCTCTATGCAAAAGATTTGACAAAAACCGCGTCAGAAGCCGTTGCAAAAGAATTATTGCGCGAAGTGATGCTCGGCACTGATGCGCGCGGCCGCGCAATTATCCTCACCACATTCTCTTCGCATCTCGCACGCCTAAAATCTGCAATTGAGTTTGGCAAAAAGCTCAATCGCCAGATTGTGTTTCTTGGCCGTTCGCTCATTCGCTATGCAGCAGCCGGCGAAACTGCGGGCGTCATCCGCTTTGACGACGTCAAAATGGTGAAGTACAAGGATAAGATGAAAAAACTGCTGGCGCAGATAGAAAAAAATAAAGGGGCATACCTCATCATCTGCACCGGCCATCAGGGAGAGCCAACAGCAGTGCTGTCAAAAATCGCTGACGATGTGCTTCCGTTCAAGCTCGACAAAGGCGACCATGTAATTTTCTCCTGCAAAACAATTCCCGCGCCCATCAACTTGAAAAACCGCGAGCGGCTTGAAGCAAAACTGAAAAAGAGAGGCGTGCGGATTTTCAAAGATATTCACGCATCCGGCCACGGCAGCCGCGAGGATCATCGCGAACTGATTTCTCTTCTCAATCCAGAACACCTTATCCCCTCCCACGGTCCGCATGACCTTGTTGGCCCCACAGTTGAGCTGGTCAAAGAAATGGGGATACCAACCAAGGTGCATCTGATGGCAGATGGGAAACGGTTGAAGTTGTGA